One window of Oreochromis niloticus isolate F11D_XX linkage group LG23, O_niloticus_UMD_NMBU, whole genome shotgun sequence genomic DNA carries:
- the cldn10d gene encoding claudin-10, producing MKYRTVVMYVEIGCFVSCLCGWILVSSTLPTEYWTFSEVGTLVLTTSNYYSNLWMDCISDTTGVSDCKYYPSMLALPAFLHACRALAVCAVITGFFGGVLTLIGMKCTKIGGTEIVNSRVTFSGAITYLASGGCGMITYSWWANRVITEFKDPNFRAQKFELGAAIFVGWGGSLLLICAGAVLAYLSGKELVPSCISSNQRPERPVSYATARTMRTYMMPPPSSRVTLVPPLYNKGMNGRTTRATNKTDQTLGRDSFV from the exons ATGAAGTACAGGACGGTGGTGATGTACGTGGAGATCGGCTGCTTCGTGTCCTGCCTATGTGGCTGGATTCTGGTCTCTTCCACTCTTCCCACAGAGTACTGGACTTTCTCAGAGGTGGGCACACTAGTGCTGACCACCTCCAATTACTACTCCAACCTGTGGATGGACTGCATCTCAGACACCACGGGGGTGTCTGACTGCAAATACTACCCCTCCATGCTGGCCCTGCCTG cgTTCTTGCACGCCTGCAGAGCACTGGCGGTCTGTGCTGTCATTACAGGCTTCTTCGGGGGCGTCCTCACACTCATAGGGATGAAATGTACTAAAATAGGCGGGACAGAGATTGTCAATTCAAGGGTGACATTTTCTGGTGCTATTACCTACCTGGCTTCAG GGGGCTGCGGCATGATCACCTACTCGTGGTGGGCTAACAGAGTCATAACTGAATTTAAGGATCCAAATTTCAGGGCACAGAA GTTTGAACTTGGAGCGGCAATTTTTGTTGGCTGGGGAGGATCCCTTCTTCTTATTTGTGCAGGGGCGGTGCTGGCCTATTTGTCTGGGAAAGAACTCGTACCATCATG CATCAGCTCCAACCAAAGGCCAGAGAGACCAGTTTCCTACGCCACTGCCCGTACCATGCGTACATACATGATGCCGCCCCCATCCTCCAGAGTGACACTAGTGCCCCCACTGTATAACAAAGGCATGAATGGCCGAACAACCAGAGCAACAAATAAGACAGATCAAACCTTGGGCAGAGACAGCTTCGTCTGA